From the Candidatus Zixiibacteriota bacterium genome, the window AACCGGGAGAGACGCTCGCGATAAATGATAATCTCCGCCAGGGCGGAGGCTTCGCCCGGACCGACATTGACACTCCCATAGTCGGAAGAACTGTTATCTATTTCTTGGAGAGCGATACGCGGCAGGGCGGAGGAGATTCTTTTCGACAGACGATACATCGCTTCAAAATTGGCAATCCGGAAAGCCGGCACCACCAGGAACTCCGATTGATAAATGCCGCCGAAAAGAATTTGCATCTCTTTCCGCTGGGAATCGGAGAGACGGAAACTCCAGAAGGGGAAAAATCGCCCCTCTTTCTTGTTCGAATTCACGGTTCGGTAGAGACAACTCTTCAAAAGGTCATTTTTCTCAAGCAGAATCAACCGCTGACAGTTGCGGCAGAAATAGACCAGAGATTCCTCTTTCGGCAGGTCAATCCCGCAGCTGGTGCAGCGGTGCGGCTCGACCGTGAGTCGGCCAAAATCGAGGACAGCATCTTTTGACGCCGACTGTGAGATTTCGTTGTCATTCATAGAGCCGCTGGTAGCACGGCCGGTGATGCCATCTATGACAAACCTGGTCTGATTCCCGGCGATCTCGTCCTCGGCGATGTAATATGGAAAGTAAACCAGGGAGCCCCGGGGGTGAAAGTATTCTGTCCGGTTCTTGCCGAAATCAGCCTGACTGACCGAAGAGATACCGTTGATATTCTTCTGCAGATTGTTCTCTATTTCCGTCCAGTTTTTCAGAACCGATAGACAGCGGAATTCCTTTTCAATGTTCTCTTGGGAACAGGGAAGCATTTTCAAGTAATCGGTTCTCATTCCAAGCGAATAAGGGACAACATTGTCGGGATGGCCGGCGCCAAAAGTGGCGGAAAAGGGGGAGAGTGTTATCTCCGACTTCTTTACCGGAACGGTTCTTTCTTGTTCACAATCATTTTCAGAGGCGACGGGGCGCTCTTCAATCCGATTGCGTATTTTCAAGAGAATGGCATTTGCCTTCCAGTACGGATAATATATCCCCTGCAAGGATAGTCCGGAGGAAATCAGGGGAAGATTATTCTGTTTACAATGGCGGTCAAGGTGAAACCGGGCTTCGACCGGTCCGAACTTGCTCCTGATTATAAATGCCGGAGGGGTATCCGGCATGGCAATCCGCATGGCTGACCCGCAATGATGACAGGTCAGCACGAAGAAATTTTCCTGAATTTCCAGGTCGGCGCCACAGGCGGGGCAGGTGACACCGATATAGAAACCGGACTTTTTCTTATCCCTGATTTCCGGCATTATCATCTACCGGTTTGCCGCAGGAACCGCAGAACTTGGAGCCGGGAATCAGTTCCGCCTGGCAGTGCGGGCATTTGGTCTTAGCGCTCAGTTTGTATCCGCAGTGCAGGCAGAAATTCGCCTCGGTCGGAAGTTCCTTGTTGCAGGAGGGACAGAGATTCTGGATGACCATCTGGTGTCCACAGCGATAGCAGTAGCGGGACTGCTCCGGTGTGTCGGTATGGCACTTGGGACAGGTAACGGTGGCAATCGGCACCCGTTTCAGCTCGGTCTGCTCCGGCGCAAAAACTTTGTTGAGCATAGCTGGCATCATTAAGCCGACCCCGGCGGCCATCCCCATCCCGGCGCCAGCCGGACCGGCGCCGCCCGAGGCGCCAAGTCCCCGAGCCATTTCATATTTCAAGAATTTATCAAGGTCGCCGACCGCCTCCAGCCCGCTCCGCTGGTCAATCATCTGGGAGACGTCATCCGGCGGGGTAATCGAGGAAATATAAAAATCAACCAGAGTCAGCCCGTACTTCTCAAATTCGACCCGAACGATTTCTTTGAACTGCGCCGCCAGTTCGGTGTACTGAGCGGGAAGGTCCAGAATGGTGTCGAGCTTTTCGCCGAGAAGGTCATTCATCCGCGCGATAATGAGGTCGCGGAGGTAATCCTGAATATCAGCGGTGGTATATTTTGACTGGCGACCCACGATGGAGTTAAGAAAGAGAATCGGCTCGCTAATCTTCATGGTGAAAGCGCCATGCCCGCGAAGCCGAATCAGGCCCAACTTGCTGTCTTTGAAGGTTACCGGGTGTTTTGTTCCCCATTTCAGATTGGTGAAGACTTTCAAGTTGATAAAATAGACTTCGGCTCGGAACGGGGAGTTGAAGCCGTAAGGGAAAGCGAGCAGACGAGTCAGAATCGGGACGTTGAGGGTGGTGAGAGTGTGGCGTCCGGTAGTGAAAGAATCGGCGGCGTGGCCGCTCTTGAAAAAGATAGCCATCTGACTGTCGCGAACAATCAGCTGGGCGCCCAGTTTGAAATCGGCGGAGCCTTCCTGGGGTATCCGATGAATCATCTCTTCATTGGTAGGGTCGATCCATTCAATGACTTCCATAAAGACTGACATGGTATTTTCTCTTCCGGTTAAGGATTATGGTTATATAGATAGATTTTCGGAAGAATTCGGTGTTTTCTTGAATCTGCCCGGCAATATTTAATATGGCAGTCAGGCGGCAGGATTTATATATTTTGTTACCGAAGCGGATGGAACAGATATCAAGGATGATAAATATGATTCATCGCAAAAAAACCAAAATTATCTTTATAGTTCTTACGGCAATATTGGGCTCATTTCCGGCTGGAACGACTGCTTACGATTATCAGAAAGAGCGGATGTTAATCGAGGGGTACCGGGCGCTGGCAGAGGGGAAATACACCGAGGCGCTGACGTCTCTGAATGATATCATTGCGCATGGCGACGGCGACGCCGAAACCTATTTCTGCGCCGGCTATGCCGAATATCAATTGAACAACTGCGAGAAAGCCATTGAGCAGTATCAGCAGGCGGTCGGGAGTAAGCCGCAAATGAAAGAGGCGCTGCTGAACCGGGGGGTGGCGGAGATTGTCGCCGGCAACGGAGCCGAAGCGCTCCTCCTGGGGCAGGCTATCATAAGTTTTGCCCCCGATTACGCCCCCGCGTATCATCTGATGGCGGTGGCATCGGGATATCTTAACGAGAGAAAAGCGGAAGTTGATTATTATCGCGAGGCGCTCCGCAAAGATTCCACCTTTTTTCTTTCCAGATTCAATCTGGCTCTCAGTTACATTCGTCTCGAGTGGTACAAAGAAGCGGCGGAGGAACTGATACGCTCAATTAATCTGAAAAGCGATTTCGCCCCGGCGCACTACTGGCTGGGTCAGGTATATGGGATACTTCGCAACCCGGCCGAGGAAGCCATCGCCTATGATAATGCTATCTATCTGGGGATGAATACGGTTACGTTGCATTATAACCTCGGCATCGCTTATGCGGAACTGGGGCGGCCGGCAGATGAGCAGGCGCAGTACCGTAAAGCCCTGGCGATAGACCCCGCTTTTGTCTCGGCGCTTTATAATCTTTCCGTCAATCTGAGCGAGACAGGTAACTGGCAGGAGTCGGCGGCAATATTAAAGCAGGCTTCCGCCATAAAACCGGAGCTGGCGTTGAGCGAGTCCTCGGCGCAAAGCCGGAAACGTCTCCCCCGCCTTGGCGATTTCCCCGAGAAATATTATCAACTGGTGACAGTAAAACCGGAAGAGATTATCAGCCCTGAGTATCTGGCCGAGAAAGCGAATATAGCCGGGCTGCCTGAGGCCGCGGTTGAATTTTACCGGGAGGCGGTAAACAGGTCTCCCGATGATATCTCGTTGAAACTCTCCCTGGCGGAACTTTACATGCAACTGGAGAATTGGTCTGAGGTGATTTCCCTTATGAAGCCGGTGGTAACGCTGACGCCGGAGGAACCGCGCGCATATCAATATCTGGGGAGAGCATACCTGGAGAAAGGGGCTGTCAATTCCGCCATTAAACTTCTGGAGCCGAAACTGGCTGATTTTCCGACAGATTTTAAGATTCGCTCCCTTTTGGGAGTCTGCTATGTCAGCAAGCAACAGTGGGAGAAAGCCCGGAATATTCTGCAGGAGGCGGACCGGCTGAGAGGCGATGACTTTGAGACCTGCAATTTTCTGGGAGTGGCATTAATGCAGCTGGAGCGCTGGGAGGAAGCGGCGGCGGCGTTTGAGAAGGCGCTGAAATTGAAGCCTGATTTCGCCGATGGGCATTGCAGTCTCGGGCTGGTGTACGGCAGTCTGGGGAAACATGGGGAAGAGATTGCGGCATACCGGGAAGCGATTCGTTTGAAACCGGATATGGCGGAAGCATATTACGGGCTGGGACTGGCATATCTGGATATTGAAGATAAAGATGCGGCGCAGGAGCAGTATGTTGTCCTCTACAATCTGGATAAAGGGCTGGCGAAAGACCTCCTGAGGCAGATAAAGAAATAGCAGAGATGGTTGAGTCGCAATCACCCCGCCAGAGGCGGGTTTCGATTTACCAGGCTGGAGTCAGCTAATTCCGCTTGACAGAAAAAGGGGAGGGGGCGTTATTAATTATAAGTAGCACACTTTCCCGGATTCTTATTATGGAATAACGGGGGTATCATCCTGGGCTGACAGCGAAATTGTTTGCGTGCGACAATCATCCCCGCCGCTGGCGGGGGAAAGATAATGTCAAAACCGCGAGGGTTTCGACCTACCATTAATGCGAAGTAGGTCAAAATTCCTCTCTGGGCGCTGTGGCGACTTGGGTTTTGACAATATTGAAGGCAGTCGAGTAGGTCAAAATCCCCTTGGGTTTTGACAGTTACTTGAAAGGAGGGCGGATGGCAGGTTTTATTAATCAGAGATGGGGGTAATTCTGTCTCTTAGAATGTAACCCTTGATAAGTTCTAATATTTAATCTGACGGAGGGGAGGGTATGAAAAAAATCTTGAGGACAGCCTGCCTGACAATAGTCGTTTTGTTTGGATTCGTGGCGCTAACCTGCGATGAAGATTGCCCGGTCTGCCCGAAAGAACCGGAGCCGGTACCGGTCGAACACTATCGGCTGTATGCAATCAGCGGCCTGAACCCTGAGGGTCTGCTGATGTCAATTGATGTTCCGGCTGACACCGTCGTGGATTCAGTGCGGGTCGATTATAACAGTGAGGGGCTGTTTGTTACCCCGGACGGGGAGCGGCTCTTGGTTTTGCGCTATCTTGATGTTGCTCCATATAATCGGGTTGAAATTTACAGTGCGCGCGACCTGAGTCTCATAGGAAATTCCGACCGTTATGGTGCATACTTTTTTGATGGCGGAGACAATTACGGGATTCTGCAGACCAGCGACATATTCTTCATTGACCCGGTGACTCTCCAGCCGATAGACAGCATACTGACGCCAGCACCTCTTGGCTACATAGGATTCCTTGATACAGTTACCAACAGATTCTTTGTTCCGGTTGACCTCTCCGCAGGTGGCAAAGTCTATGTTATTGACTGTATCGGGCGAACCCTCACCGACTCAATATTCGACTTGCCGGGTGGGAATAATGTGATAGGTCTCGCCTATAACTGGCTGACGGACGACTTGTACTATTTTACCAGGCTATACTCTGGCTGGAGTCAGTTTATTCAGTTTGATATCGAGACAGACACAGTTTTGGTGACAATTGATATTGTTGGGTCGACCGGGGGTATTTCAATTACGCCTGATGGGAAGACGATTTTTATGACGGACGGAGGGAATTGCATGTTGGGCTATGTGCCTATGATACCGATCTGGGTCATAAACTCCTTAACTAATAGACCGATTGCTTGGATAGCTCCGTTCGTATATCCTGCGGGCGAACAACTGTCGCCATGTATAGGTGGTTCTGTTGTTATCACTCCGGATATGACCAGGGCTTATCTGGA encodes:
- a CDS encoding tetratricopeptide repeat protein — translated: MIHRKKTKIIFIVLTAILGSFPAGTTAYDYQKERMLIEGYRALAEGKYTEALTSLNDIIAHGDGDAETYFCAGYAEYQLNNCEKAIEQYQQAVGSKPQMKEALLNRGVAEIVAGNGAEALLLGQAIISFAPDYAPAYHLMAVASGYLNERKAEVDYYREALRKDSTFFLSRFNLALSYIRLEWYKEAAEELIRSINLKSDFAPAHYWLGQVYGILRNPAEEAIAYDNAIYLGMNTVTLHYNLGIAYAELGRPADEQAQYRKALAIDPAFVSALYNLSVNLSETGNWQESAAILKQASAIKPELALSESSAQSRKRLPRLGDFPEKYYQLVTVKPEEIISPEYLAEKANIAGLPEAAVEFYREAVNRSPDDISLKLSLAELYMQLENWSEVISLMKPVVTLTPEEPRAYQYLGRAYLEKGAVNSAIKLLEPKLADFPTDFKIRSLLGVCYVSKQQWEKARNILQEADRLRGDDFETCNFLGVALMQLERWEEAAAAFEKALKLKPDFADGHCSLGLVYGSLGKHGEEIAAYREAIRLKPDMAEAYYGLGLAYLDIEDKDAAQEQYVVLYNLDKGLAKDLLRQIKK
- a CDS encoding SPFH domain-containing protein, whose product is MSVFMEVIEWIDPTNEEMIHRIPQEGSADFKLGAQLIVRDSQMAIFFKSGHAADSFTTGRHTLTTLNVPILTRLLAFPYGFNSPFRAEVYFINLKVFTNLKWGTKHPVTFKDSKLGLIRLRGHGAFTMKISEPILFLNSIVGRQSKYTTADIQDYLRDLIIARMNDLLGEKLDTILDLPAQYTELAAQFKEIVRVEFEKYGLTLVDFYISSITPPDDVSQMIDQRSGLEAVGDLDKFLKYEMARGLGASGGAGPAGAGMGMAAGVGLMMPAMLNKVFAPEQTELKRVPIATVTCPKCHTDTPEQSRYCYRCGHQMVIQNLCPSCNKELPTEANFCLHCGYKLSAKTKCPHCQAELIPGSKFCGSCGKPVDDNAGNQG